One stretch of Roseimicrobium sp. ORNL1 DNA includes these proteins:
- a CDS encoding sulfotransferase domain-containing protein, whose translation MPSASRSPATIFHLTHMKTGSQWVYQILDSLFPHRIVYPQAWTGHFHEFPIQEGRIYPTVYASRAEFESIKVPAHHRKFFVMRDLRDTFVSLYFSLRYSHPTLVEGDVTGMRDELKDMTDEEGLAHIISLGISNAATIQLSWLGGDVPIYRYEDALKDPMEFFGSILDHSELKVSKAMLRNAVQAMAFQKRSGRQPGTEDRSSHYRRGVAGDWRNHLKGEVLEKFYTVYGKVLIATGYESEQTLPVPPNQLRSEKDMPIPPPHYHERAPELVSASRRADFPLLDRQWLQSGPARPENSLQQDVLISGTGWYSVEEHEGQSFCWVADEAEMTVRRPSGGMTHLQLELEPGPSIELLPATLCVLDQSGRTITTAEIAATKQGIILDLSACVGNTSEDWKLTFKIEGGGATVAGDARTMSYRVYHFGWVHTAGARQDAWGMEEQG comes from the coding sequence ATGCCCAGCGCCTCCAGAAGTCCTGCGACCATCTTTCATCTGACCCACATGAAGACCGGGTCGCAATGGGTCTACCAGATTCTCGATTCGCTCTTTCCCCATCGCATCGTGTATCCCCAGGCCTGGACCGGACACTTTCACGAGTTTCCCATCCAGGAGGGTCGCATCTATCCCACGGTGTATGCTTCGAGGGCTGAGTTCGAGTCCATCAAAGTCCCGGCCCATCACCGGAAGTTTTTTGTGATGCGGGATCTGCGGGACACTTTTGTATCCCTCTACTTCAGCCTCCGGTACAGCCATCCCACTCTGGTGGAAGGTGATGTCACCGGGATGCGGGATGAGCTGAAGGACATGACGGATGAAGAAGGGTTGGCACACATCATCAGTCTGGGAATCAGCAATGCCGCCACCATCCAGCTTTCATGGCTTGGGGGTGATGTCCCCATCTACCGCTACGAGGATGCGCTCAAGGATCCCATGGAGTTCTTTGGCAGCATCCTGGACCACAGTGAATTGAAGGTTTCCAAGGCCATGCTGCGGAATGCGGTGCAGGCCATGGCCTTCCAGAAAAGGAGCGGTCGTCAACCCGGCACGGAGGACCGCAGCTCCCACTACCGGCGCGGAGTGGCCGGTGACTGGCGAAACCATCTGAAGGGAGAGGTGTTGGAGAAGTTCTACACCGTGTACGGCAAGGTCTTGATCGCCACGGGATATGAATCAGAGCAAACCCTCCCGGTGCCACCCAACCAACTGCGCTCTGAGAAGGACATGCCCATACCACCGCCGCACTATCATGAGCGGGCACCCGAACTCGTCAGTGCCTCCCGCCGCGCTGACTTCCCCCTGCTCGACCGCCAGTGGTTGCAGAGTGGTCCAGCACGACCGGAAAACTCCCTGCAGCAGGATGTGCTGATCAGCGGTACGGGATGGTATTCCGTGGAAGAGCATGAGGGCCAGAGCTTCTGCTGGGTCGCTGACGAAGCGGAGATGACCGTGCGCCGACCCAGTGGCGGCATGACGCACCTACAGCTCGAACTGGAACCCGGACCCTCTATTGAGCTCCTCCCCGCAACCCTGTGCGTGCTCGATCAAAGCGGCCGAACCATCACCACAGCAGAGATAGCAGCCACCAAGCAAGGAATCATCCTGGACTTGTCCGCTTGCGTGGGAAACACGAGCGAAGACTGGAAGCTCACCTTCAAGATCGAGGGTGGGGGAGCAACCGTGGCCGGGGATGCCAGAACCATGTCATATCGCGTCTATCATTTTGGCTGGGTGCACACCGCAGGAGCCAGGCAGGATGCGTGGGGAATGGAGGAGCAAGGATGA
- a CDS encoding DUF1549 and DUF1553 domain-containing protein — protein sequence MRFFLPVSLSHRTFISRSRSAALLAMAGVASSLGGVVPAVAGEISFKNDVQAAIAKAGCNLGNCHGNATGKGGFKMSLRGDDTDYDFAALVQDVSGRRVNLMEPERSLLLQKATQALAHEGGKRFDKNSWEYAVLRDWIAQGARRHTPGEPELQKLEVTPREQILVEPQTVVQLKATATFSDGTQKDVTKLAVYEPAQVGLIKVSKEGRVEKLQEGEPTIVVRYLNKQQPVRLAFIAARPEFVWTPTPQNNFVDRQVFAKLKSLRMTPSDLCTDEVYVRRAYLDLCGALPTATQAKAFVANKAPDKRARLVDQLMTTAAFADFWAVKWSDALRVESRTMDVKGMTAFHAWIRDAVARNMPVDKFSHAVLAAQGSTYSVPQTNFYRAMREPNARAEGIARVFLGTRLQCAQCHNHPFDRWTQDDYFQWSAVFSRVDYKIINNEVEDKSDKHRFKGEQVVQISKSTKVINPRTGEQAKAKLLGAAELDAKVLDQQQDLDAAADWVTSPTNALFAQAQVNRIWYHLMGRGLVDPVDDFRATNPASHPELLKKLAEEFVQSGYDMRHIIRIIMQSRTYQLSSEPNASNAADTTNFAYAYVRRLTAEQLFDALHQGLGVQAKFDEFPTATKAVQLPGPLNRRKKEAGSDTGVAFLSQFGQPPRLLACECERSDETTMGQSFSLISGPQVNNLLKSKSNLLTRLLNEKSDDAAKVESLYWSVLTRAPSAQEKEAMAAMLSQAKDKRTTLEDLAWSLVNAKEFVLRK from the coding sequence ATGCGTTTCTTTCTTCCAGTGTCGTTGTCCCACCGCACCTTCATCAGCCGTTCCCGTTCCGCGGCCTTGCTGGCCATGGCGGGTGTGGCGTCGTCGCTGGGGGGCGTTGTGCCGGCAGTCGCGGGGGAGATTTCCTTCAAGAACGACGTGCAGGCGGCCATCGCGAAGGCGGGGTGCAACCTGGGCAACTGCCACGGCAATGCCACGGGCAAGGGTGGCTTCAAGATGTCCTTGCGCGGGGATGATACGGATTACGACTTTGCTGCGCTGGTGCAGGATGTCAGCGGGCGCCGCGTGAATCTCATGGAGCCCGAGCGCAGCCTGCTGCTGCAAAAGGCCACCCAGGCCCTGGCGCACGAGGGCGGCAAACGCTTCGACAAGAACTCCTGGGAGTACGCGGTGCTGCGCGACTGGATTGCCCAAGGCGCTCGCCGGCACACGCCGGGCGAACCGGAACTACAGAAGCTCGAAGTCACCCCGCGCGAACAGATCCTCGTGGAACCGCAGACGGTGGTGCAGCTCAAGGCCACGGCTACCTTCTCCGATGGCACTCAGAAGGATGTGACGAAGCTCGCTGTGTATGAGCCGGCGCAGGTGGGACTCATCAAGGTGAGCAAGGAAGGCCGCGTGGAGAAACTGCAGGAAGGCGAACCCACCATCGTGGTGCGCTACCTGAACAAGCAACAGCCGGTGCGTCTCGCCTTCATCGCAGCGCGACCGGAGTTTGTGTGGACGCCCACGCCGCAGAACAATTTCGTGGATCGCCAGGTCTTCGCAAAGCTGAAGTCCCTGCGCATGACGCCGAGCGATCTCTGCACCGATGAGGTGTACGTGCGCCGCGCCTATCTCGACCTGTGCGGTGCCCTGCCCACGGCCACACAGGCGAAAGCCTTCGTGGCAAACAAGGCGCCGGACAAACGCGCGCGCTTAGTGGATCAGCTCATGACCACTGCCGCCTTCGCCGACTTCTGGGCGGTGAAGTGGTCGGATGCGCTGCGCGTGGAGTCCCGCACCATGGATGTGAAAGGCATGACCGCCTTCCACGCGTGGATCCGCGATGCGGTGGCGCGCAACATGCCGGTGGACAAGTTCTCCCACGCGGTGCTCGCGGCCCAGGGCAGCACCTACTCGGTTCCACAGACAAACTTTTACCGCGCCATGCGCGAACCCAATGCGCGCGCGGAAGGCATCGCCCGTGTGTTTCTCGGCACGCGCCTGCAGTGTGCGCAGTGCCACAACCATCCCTTCGATCGCTGGACGCAGGATGATTACTTCCAGTGGAGCGCGGTGTTCTCCCGCGTGGACTACAAGATCATCAACAACGAGGTCGAGGACAAGAGTGACAAGCATCGCTTCAAGGGCGAGCAGGTGGTGCAGATTTCCAAGTCCACCAAGGTCATCAACCCTCGTACGGGTGAGCAGGCCAAGGCCAAGCTACTGGGCGCTGCCGAGCTCGATGCAAAGGTGCTGGACCAGCAACAGGATCTGGATGCCGCGGCTGATTGGGTGACCAGCCCCACGAATGCGCTCTTTGCCCAGGCCCAGGTGAATCGTATCTGGTACCACCTCATGGGCCGTGGTCTGGTGGATCCGGTGGATGACTTCCGCGCCACGAACCCTGCCTCACATCCGGAGCTGCTCAAGAAGCTCGCGGAGGAGTTCGTGCAAAGCGGTTATGACATGCGGCACATCATCCGCATCATCATGCAGTCGCGGACCTACCAGCTCAGCAGCGAGCCGAATGCCTCGAATGCCGCGGACACGACGAACTTCGCCTATGCCTATGTGCGCCGGCTGACGGCGGAGCAGCTCTTTGATGCGCTGCATCAAGGGCTCGGCGTACAGGCGAAGTTTGATGAATTCCCCACGGCGACCAAGGCGGTGCAGCTTCCCGGGCCGCTGAATCGCCGCAAGAAAGAAGCCGGCAGTGACACCGGTGTGGCCTTTCTCTCGCAGTTCGGCCAGCCCCCGCGCCTGCTCGCCTGTGAATGCGAGCGCAGTGATGAGACCACCATGGGACAGTCCTTCTCGCTCATCAGCGGTCCCCAGGTGAACAACCTGCTGAAGAGCAAATCCAATCTCCTCACCCGCCTGCTGAATGAGAAGAGTGATGACGCCGCGAAGGTGGAGTCCCTCTACTGGAGTGTGCTGACACGTGCCCCCTCCGCGCAGGAAAAGGAGGCCATGGCCGCGATGCTCAGCCAGGCAAAGGACAAGCGGACCACGCTGGAAGACCTGGCGTGGAGCCTGGTGAATGCAAAGGAGTTCGTGCTGCGCAAGTAG
- a CDS encoding amidohydrolase family protein — protein sequence MPARAPLALTRRRWLAASSAALLGSVCEKHSALLAQATSASARPELIDIHQHTNYHGRSDADLIKHQEAMGVTKTILLPAGSDALRPSTHNGKSFGLAARVLGNEAAYRLVKEYPDKFVFCANEVTDLENAIPVMEKYLKLGACGIGEQKFSVECDSAESLKMYDLAKAYGVPVLLHFQYKTYNLGYERFYQVLEKYPTVNFIAHAQTTWGNVDAAHKQENLYPTGKVTPGGLTDKWLTNYPNFFADLSAGSGLNAFTRDEEHGAAFFMRHQDKLLYGSDCQDALGVPEEKNCCGSKMIALIRKLVPDEGARQKIFSGNTKRVFKLA from the coding sequence ATGCCCGCTCGTGCTCCCCTCGCCCTCACCCGTCGCCGTTGGTTGGCCGCTTCGTCTGCCGCGTTGCTTGGTAGTGTCTGTGAGAAACACAGTGCGCTCCTGGCCCAAGCGACGTCGGCGTCAGCTCGGCCGGAACTCATCGACATTCACCAGCACACGAACTACCACGGGCGCAGCGACGCGGACCTGATCAAACACCAGGAAGCGATGGGTGTGACGAAGACCATCCTGCTGCCGGCGGGCTCGGATGCACTGCGCCCCTCCACGCACAATGGCAAATCGTTTGGTCTCGCCGCGCGCGTGCTGGGCAATGAGGCGGCGTATCGCCTCGTGAAGGAATACCCGGACAAGTTTGTCTTCTGCGCAAATGAGGTCACGGATCTGGAGAATGCCATCCCCGTGATGGAGAAGTACCTCAAGCTCGGCGCGTGCGGCATCGGCGAGCAGAAGTTCAGTGTGGAGTGCGACTCGGCGGAGAGCCTGAAGATGTATGACCTCGCCAAGGCGTATGGCGTGCCGGTGCTGCTCCACTTCCAGTACAAGACGTACAACCTCGGCTACGAGCGTTTTTACCAGGTACTGGAAAAATATCCCACGGTGAATTTCATCGCCCATGCCCAGACCACGTGGGGCAATGTCGATGCCGCGCACAAGCAGGAGAACCTGTATCCCACGGGCAAGGTCACGCCGGGAGGGCTCACGGACAAGTGGCTCACGAATTATCCGAACTTCTTCGCGGATCTCTCCGCTGGCTCCGGGCTCAATGCCTTCACCCGCGACGAGGAACACGGCGCCGCCTTCTTCATGAGGCACCAGGACAAGCTTCTCTACGGCAGCGACTGCCAGGATGCGCTGGGTGTGCCCGAGGAGAAAAACTGCTGTGGCAGCAAGATGATCGCCCTCATCCGAAAGCTGGTACCGGATGAAGGCGCGCGGCAGAAGATTTTTTCGGGCAATACGAAGCGCGTCTTCAAGCTGGCTTGA
- a CDS encoding DNA-formamidopyrimidine glycosylase family protein encodes MPELAEVFYYAKQWDAGKDKRITALDIRSRTRVFRATDTAALSEGLAGAKLLRTRTHGKQMLFEFSKGQWLTIHLGMTGELAAKPEPYEPARHDHLVLHTRTHAMIFTDPRQFGSVQYHQGKSPPPAWLTLPPQPMDEGFTVPRLREVLQRHARQPLKALLLDQRWFPGIGNWMADEILWQMKLPPHLLAGSLDEKDASALHRTIRKVCRVALKTIGVDWDDPPLNWLFRYRWEDGHCCPRCEAELVRESVRGRTACWCPVCQRAR; translated from the coding sequence ATGCCTGAGCTCGCGGAAGTCTTCTACTACGCGAAGCAGTGGGATGCGGGAAAAGACAAACGCATCACTGCGCTGGACATCCGATCCAGGACGCGGGTCTTCCGCGCGACGGACACGGCGGCACTCTCCGAAGGGCTGGCCGGTGCGAAGCTGCTGCGCACGCGCACGCACGGAAAGCAGATGCTTTTTGAGTTCAGCAAGGGCCAGTGGCTCACGATTCACCTCGGCATGACAGGCGAGCTCGCTGCCAAGCCGGAACCGTATGAGCCAGCGAGGCACGACCATCTCGTGCTGCACACGCGCACCCATGCCATGATCTTCACGGACCCGCGGCAGTTCGGCTCGGTGCAGTATCACCAGGGCAAGTCCCCTCCCCCGGCCTGGCTCACGCTGCCGCCCCAGCCCATGGATGAGGGCTTCACCGTGCCCCGGTTGCGGGAGGTCCTGCAACGCCACGCCCGCCAGCCCCTGAAGGCCCTCTTGCTCGATCAACGGTGGTTTCCAGGCATCGGAAACTGGATGGCGGACGAAATCCTCTGGCAGATGAAGTTGCCACCACACCTCCTCGCGGGATCGCTCGATGAAAAGGACGCGAGTGCCCTGCACCGTACCATTCGCAAGGTGTGCCGCGTGGCTCTCAAAACGATCGGCGTGGACTGGGACGACCCCCCGCTGAACTGGCTCTTCCGCTACCGCTGGGAAGACGGGCACTGCTGCCCCCGCTGCGAGGCGGAGCTGGTACGCGAATCCGTGCGCGGCAGGACCGCGTGCTGGTGTCCCGTGTGCCAGCGGGCGCGTTAG
- a CDS encoding sugar phosphate isomerase/epimerase family protein codes for MNVSCPSSSSPSSSRRSFLKHAAAFGAAALTQPAASVFAAAEKKEPFKISLAQWSLNKRFFKKPGAEPLDNLDFAKTAKKLGIDGIEYVNQMFMDKAEDKSYLSEMKTRAEGEGVKSLLIMCDREGNLGDPDDAKRKATVANHLKWLDAAKLLECHSIRVNAASDPKLSWDEQAKLAADGLHALCLEGEQRGLYVVVENHGGLSSNGKWLTQVMKQADHPRVGILPDFGNFYTNREKAELYNPYQGLREFMPWVKQAVSAKSFDWDTGAGKFYTEDRREPREITLDFERLIKIVVGAGYNGYIGVEYEGQKHSEEEGIIRTRQALEELRGMV; via the coding sequence ATGAACGTCTCCTGCCCCTCCTCGTCTTCGCCTTCGTCGTCCCGCCGTTCCTTCCTGAAACACGCCGCTGCCTTCGGCGCTGCTGCCTTGACCCAGCCGGCCGCCAGCGTCTTCGCTGCCGCGGAGAAGAAGGAACCCTTCAAGATCTCCCTCGCGCAGTGGTCGCTCAACAAGCGCTTCTTCAAGAAGCCCGGTGCGGAGCCACTCGACAATCTCGACTTCGCCAAGACCGCGAAGAAACTCGGTATCGACGGCATCGAGTACGTGAACCAGATGTTCATGGACAAGGCGGAGGACAAATCCTACCTCAGCGAAATGAAGACACGCGCCGAAGGTGAAGGCGTGAAGAGCCTGCTTATCATGTGCGACCGCGAAGGCAACCTCGGTGATCCTGATGACGCGAAGCGCAAGGCCACGGTGGCGAATCATCTCAAGTGGCTGGATGCCGCGAAGTTGCTCGAATGCCACAGCATCCGCGTGAATGCCGCCAGCGATCCCAAGCTCAGCTGGGACGAACAGGCCAAGCTCGCCGCAGATGGCTTGCATGCCTTGTGTCTGGAAGGCGAACAGCGCGGTCTCTACGTCGTGGTGGAGAACCATGGCGGTCTCTCCTCGAATGGCAAGTGGCTCACCCAGGTGATGAAGCAGGCCGACCATCCGCGTGTGGGCATTCTCCCGGACTTCGGCAACTTCTACACGAATCGTGAAAAGGCGGAGCTCTACAATCCCTACCAGGGCCTGCGCGAGTTCATGCCCTGGGTGAAGCAGGCCGTCAGCGCCAAGTCCTTCGATTGGGACACCGGTGCCGGCAAGTTCTACACGGAAGATCGCCGCGAGCCCCGTGAGATCACCCTCGACTTTGAGCGCCTCATCAAAATAGTCGTGGGCGCTGGGTACAACGGCTACATCGGTGTGGAATACGAAGGCCAGAAGCACTCCGAGGAAGAAGGCATCATCCGCACCCGCCAGGCGCTCGAGGAGCTGCGTGGGATGGTGTAG
- a CDS encoding DNA alkylation repair protein → MSTAQSILAELKPLGKESYKRVLMNGHGVKEPCFGVAISELKKIQKRIKKDYQLALDLYDTGNYDAMYLAGLIADDARMTQKDLQRWVEKAYAGALTGATVAWVAAGSPHGHTMAMKWIDSPKPLIAATGWSTLSSLVSLKSDDELDLAETKALLQRVKKTIHESPDAVRYQMNGYVISVGAYVAPLTELAIEIGEKIGTVTADLGNNSCAVPYAPDYIRKIEQRGTIGKKKKTVKC, encoded by the coding sequence ATGAGTACTGCCCAGTCAATCCTTGCCGAGCTCAAGCCGCTCGGGAAAGAGAGCTACAAGAGGGTGCTGATGAACGGCCACGGGGTGAAGGAGCCGTGTTTTGGCGTGGCCATCAGCGAGCTGAAGAAGATCCAGAAGCGCATCAAGAAGGACTACCAGCTTGCACTGGATCTCTATGACACTGGTAACTACGACGCCATGTATCTCGCCGGCCTCATCGCCGATGATGCACGCATGACACAGAAGGATCTGCAGCGCTGGGTGGAGAAGGCGTATGCAGGTGCACTCACTGGCGCGACCGTAGCATGGGTGGCCGCAGGTAGCCCGCATGGGCACACCATGGCCATGAAGTGGATTGATTCTCCCAAGCCACTGATCGCAGCCACCGGATGGTCTACGCTCAGCAGCCTCGTTTCATTGAAGTCCGATGACGAATTGGATCTCGCGGAGACAAAGGCGCTGCTGCAGCGCGTGAAGAAGACCATCCATGAATCGCCGGATGCGGTGCGCTATCAGATGAATGGTTATGTGATTTCCGTGGGCGCTTATGTGGCGCCGCTTACCGAACTGGCCATCGAGATTGGCGAGAAGATAGGAACGGTGACTGCCGACCTTGGGAACAACAGTTGTGCCGTGCCTTATGCGCCGGACTACATCCGCAAGATCGAACAGCGCGGCACGATTGGGAAAAAGAAGAAGACGGTGAAGTGCTAG
- a CDS encoding DUF2238 domain-containing protein: protein MHKAKSSKSGTHRPAANASHRTLILWLSALLVVAIALSGWHPLLPADWYVEHILVLAAAPVLWLLYRKLPLSVVSWVGIFLFLYIHELGAHFTYSKVPYDDWTQSWFGFSLNGYFGWERNHFDRLVHFTYGLLLAFPLKEIIAGWCRLRGFWPWFFALDLVLSSSCFYELLEWAAALVFSEEVGTAYLGTQGDVWDAHKDILLAVIGGFIALTIAIVIESRRRGRVFWQEWRESLRVKPEKN, encoded by the coding sequence ATGCACAAGGCAAAATCATCCAAAAGCGGTACCCACAGGCCTGCCGCGAATGCCTCCCACCGCACCCTCATCCTCTGGCTCTCGGCCCTGCTGGTGGTCGCGATTGCCCTCTCAGGATGGCACCCGCTCCTCCCGGCGGACTGGTATGTCGAGCACATCCTCGTGCTGGCGGCCGCGCCCGTGTTGTGGCTCCTGTACCGCAAGCTTCCGCTCAGCGTGGTGTCCTGGGTAGGCATCTTTCTGTTTCTGTACATCCACGAACTGGGCGCGCACTTCACCTATTCCAAGGTGCCGTATGATGACTGGACGCAATCCTGGTTCGGCTTTTCGCTGAACGGGTACTTCGGCTGGGAACGCAATCACTTCGATCGCCTGGTGCATTTCACCTACGGCCTGCTGTTGGCGTTTCCACTGAAGGAGATCATTGCCGGCTGGTGTCGTCTCCGCGGCTTCTGGCCCTGGTTCTTCGCGCTGGATCTGGTGCTCTCTTCCTCGTGCTTCTACGAACTTCTCGAATGGGCCGCAGCGCTCGTCTTCAGCGAGGAAGTAGGCACCGCCTATCTCGGCACGCAAGGGGATGTGTGGGATGCGCACAAGGATATCCTGCTCGCAGTGATCGGCGGATTCATCGCCCTCACGATTGCCATCGTGATCGAGTCACGAAGACGGGGCCGTGTGTTCTGGCAGGAGTGGCGGGAGAGTCTGCGGGTGAAGCCCGAAAAGAACTAA
- a CDS encoding anthranilate synthase component I family protein yields MPTGATLPLQASSLLPPTELAARLRAGGGLVWLDTAVPDAASLSILAAQPVEILEGNIFRDAALLRRVLQQHQQPHVPDLGAPSGGLIGWVGFDGQFIFGVYPQCHVYQHGSGSWLDAVTARTAASSATAPQRMTGTSLELEPLMDKATFCGLVERAQQYISAGDIYQVNLSYPWEGVWPADLDPLAFYLRLRDVSPAPFAGYLDLAGMQVCSASPECFLKMSGSHIVTRPIKGTRPRGVNRDADHRLANELVHSPKERAELVMITDLERNDIGRVCEYGSVQVTQLLHLEKHAQVHHLVSTVEGTLRPEVDQVEAFLACFPGGSISGAPKKRALEIIHELEPHERGLYTGAIGCFGFNGESQFSIAIRTAWRRDGHMHFHTGAGIVADSDPVHEWEETRHKAAGLLAAAQGA; encoded by the coding sequence ATGCCCACTGGCGCCACCCTTCCGCTTCAAGCCTCCAGCCTGCTCCCGCCCACGGAGCTGGCCGCCCGACTGCGCGCGGGCGGCGGTCTGGTCTGGCTGGATACGGCCGTGCCAGATGCGGCGAGCCTCTCCATCCTCGCCGCCCAGCCGGTGGAAATCCTGGAGGGAAACATTTTCCGCGATGCAGCTCTGCTGCGCCGTGTCTTGCAGCAGCACCAGCAGCCGCATGTGCCGGATCTGGGAGCGCCTTCTGGTGGACTCATCGGCTGGGTCGGGTTTGATGGGCAGTTCATCTTTGGCGTGTATCCGCAGTGCCATGTGTACCAGCATGGCAGTGGGTCGTGGCTGGATGCCGTCACGGCACGCACGGCTGCGTCTTCTGCGACAGCACCGCAGCGCATGACCGGCACGTCGCTGGAGCTTGAGCCGCTGATGGACAAGGCGACCTTCTGCGGGCTCGTGGAGCGCGCGCAGCAGTACATTTCTGCCGGCGACATCTACCAGGTGAACCTCTCCTACCCGTGGGAGGGCGTGTGGCCTGCGGACCTGGATCCCCTCGCCTTCTACCTGCGGCTGCGCGATGTGTCACCGGCCCCCTTTGCAGGCTATCTGGATCTCGCAGGCATGCAGGTGTGCAGTGCTTCCCCTGAGTGCTTCCTGAAGATGAGCGGCAGTCACATCGTCACGCGTCCCATCAAAGGCACGCGTCCCCGTGGCGTGAATCGCGATGCGGATCACCGTCTTGCGAATGAACTGGTGCATTCACCGAAGGAGCGTGCGGAGCTCGTGATGATCACTGACCTGGAGCGCAACGACATCGGCCGCGTCTGTGAATATGGCAGCGTGCAGGTGACGCAGCTTCTCCACCTGGAGAAGCATGCGCAGGTGCATCACCTTGTATCCACCGTCGAAGGCACGCTGCGCCCTGAAGTGGATCAAGTGGAAGCCTTCCTCGCGTGTTTCCCGGGAGGCTCCATCAGCGGTGCGCCAAAGAAGCGTGCGCTGGAGATCATTCATGAACTGGAGCCCCATGAGCGCGGATTGTACACCGGCGCGATTGGATGCTTTGGTTTCAATGGCGAGAGCCAGTTCAGCATCGCCATCCGCACTGCATGGCGGCGGGATGGGCATATGCATTTCCACACCGGCGCGGGCATCGTGGCCGACTCGGATCCTGTACACGAGTGGGAGGAGACACGCCACAAGGCCGCGGGCCTTCTCGCCGCTGCCCAGGGCGCGTGA
- a CDS encoding HU family DNA-binding protein: protein MNKAELIEAVQKTLGGETSKRAAGDAVEAVLTAIAKGVAKSGTVQLIGFGTFKVAKRAARTGRNPKTGESMKIKASKTVRFVPSSALKGSL from the coding sequence ATGAATAAAGCTGAACTCATCGAAGCCGTCCAAAAGACCCTTGGTGGTGAGACCTCCAAGCGCGCAGCGGGCGATGCCGTGGAAGCCGTGCTGACTGCCATCGCTAAGGGCGTGGCGAAGTCGGGGACTGTACAGCTCATTGGCTTCGGAACCTTCAAGGTGGCCAAGCGCGCCGCTCGTACTGGCCGCAACCCGAAGACTGGTGAGTCCATGAAAATCAAGGCCTCGAAGACCGTGCGCTTCGTGCCCTCCTCGGCACTCAAGGGCTCGCTGTAA
- a CDS encoding gamma carbonic anhydrase family protein, whose product MPECQPCIHDTAFIASGAVVIGAVTVGENASVWYGCVMRGDINRIVLGACSNLQDGSIVHVSDDYAAIIGERVSIGHRAIVHACEVGDEVLVGMGAIIMDGAVIGPRSIIGAGAIVTKGTKVPEGSLVLGSPGRVVRTLSLAEQQDNARLAAKYVEVSRRYRDMFPAGAPGSALDAS is encoded by the coding sequence ATGCCTGAGTGTCAACCATGCATTCATGACACCGCTTTTATCGCATCAGGAGCCGTTGTGATAGGCGCGGTGACCGTGGGGGAAAATGCCAGCGTGTGGTATGGTTGTGTGATGCGCGGTGATATCAATCGCATCGTGCTGGGTGCGTGCAGCAATCTTCAAGATGGATCGATCGTGCATGTCTCTGATGACTATGCGGCCATCATTGGTGAGCGTGTCAGCATCGGGCATCGTGCCATTGTTCATGCGTGCGAGGTTGGCGATGAGGTACTCGTGGGCATGGGTGCCATCATCATGGATGGAGCCGTGATCGGACCACGCTCGATCATTGGCGCCGGTGCCATCGTGACCAAGGGAACGAAGGTGCCCGAAGGTTCGCTGGTCCTGGGATCGCCCGGGCGTGTCGTGCGCACGCTCAGCCTTGCTGAGCAGCAGGACAATGCACGCCTGGCCGCCAAGTATGTGGAGGTCTCCCGCCGCTACCGGGACATGTTCCCGGCGGGGGCGCCAGGGTCAGCGCTCGATGCCAGCTAG
- a CDS encoding bifunctional nuclease family protein has product MINNVVPVELRNVVAMDSGHAVFLGNEEKTFVIFVDEPVGLAISMSMRGIVKDRPLTHDLIGHMLRAFGAKVERVIINALDGGVFYARLILTAENEVQARKVVEIDARPSDSIAMAVANNAPILVAKEVWENVDDVSDTLEQLQKQGRRKREEE; this is encoded by the coding sequence ATGATCAACAACGTCGTGCCAGTGGAATTGCGCAACGTGGTTGCAATGGATAGCGGGCATGCCGTGTTCCTTGGCAACGAGGAGAAGACTTTCGTCATTTTCGTGGACGAACCAGTCGGCCTGGCGATCAGCATGTCCATGCGCGGCATCGTGAAGGATCGTCCCCTGACCCATGACCTTATCGGGCACATGCTGAGGGCCTTCGGGGCCAAGGTGGAGCGGGTCATCATCAATGCCCTGGACGGCGGGGTCTTCTACGCCCGGCTGATCCTCACGGCGGAGAACGAAGTGCAGGCACGCAAGGTCGTGGAAATCGACGCCCGTCCGAGTGACAGCATCGCCATGGCCGTGGCGAACAACGCCCCCATCCTGGTGGCCAAGGAAGTCTGGGAAAACGTGGACGACGTGAGCGACACCCTCGAGCAGCTCCAGAAGCAGGGTCGGCGGAAGCGCGAAGAGGAGTAG